The Henckelia pumila isolate YLH828 chromosome 2, ASM3356847v2, whole genome shotgun sequence genome includes a window with the following:
- the LOC140882888 gene encoding protein OCTOPUS-like: protein MTLRPDSQARARNRFSPCCRHPDETLPGICASCIRERLSSLDAPGSPDFRRCRSVSVSHAPDSVARCGEPHRRSCDVVSDRGSLSRLFIADDAKSSGSRCEGGVESSNLGLSRVTYTVIGNRNADEIRVSGDALVGQNVDVDEELDEGEFKTMKEYIDLEFGSKSKKSKDLISGNLWGAASVFGKKLRNWRQNHNMKKLKSMVNGNGNGKMIVGDADVSMCDDRRKSVDHHLDLLGRKSCDTEPRFSMDAGQIPFDEPRASWDGYMIARSIPRLAPMFSVVENGILGNINNRFENHRVSVDGPMHSIIEDESSSGVSGLGSGHSNSDSSSSMRRSSFDRSSSVRSFGKKYVNPDEQGPANVKLVITERELNDWHLNSNKDDGLEKFGSHSRNGQPKMSVGWHKVCNVLGFKHNGSQDKLETFAQSTNSPTVDTSDKQGKETGRDLGKVIDWNLPRSRSVVGSRNSCEVLGSNYSRRSVDSAQKFDLKGREEYMLEGTISPKHTLNDLDGGIVPFYMAPLRSVRSNKFGKFKLQNSQYGAGNVFHLN from the coding sequence ATGACACTCCGACCTGATTCCCAAGCTCGAGCTCGTAACCGATTTTCCCCTTGTTGCCGCCACCCGGATGAAACCCTACCCGGAATCTGCGCTTCCTGCATCCGCGAACGCCTCTCCAGCCTCGATGCTCCGGGCTCGCCGGACTTCAGGCGTTGCCGCTCGGTTTCCGTTTCGCACGCTCCAGATTCTGTCGCTAGGTGCGGTGAGCCGCATCGCAGGTCGTGCGATGTCGTCTCGGATCGGGGATCGCTTTCCCGCCTCTTCATTGCCGACGATGCGAAAAGCAGTGGATCTCGCTGCGAGGGTGGAGTCGAATCAAGTAATTTAGGGCTTTCGAGGGTCACTTACACTGTCATAGGGAATAGAAATGCCGATGAGATTAGGGTTTCTGGCGACGCATTGGTCGGACAAAATGTTGACGTGGATGAAGAACTTGATGAAGGAGAGTTCAAGACGATGAAGGAATACATAGATCTCGAATTTGGAAGCAAGAGTAAAAAATCTAAAGATTTGATTTCTGGGAATCTCTGGGGGGCAGCTTCTGTTTTTGGTAAGAAATTACGGAACTGGAGGCAaaatcacaatatgaagaagcTCAAAAGTATGGTAAATGGAAATGGTAATGGCAAGATGATTGTCGGTGATGCTGATGTTAGTATGTGTGATGACAGGCGAAAATCTGTAGATCATCATTTGGATCTTCTTGGCAGAAAATCTTGTGATACGGAGCCAAGATTTTCCATGGATGCTGGTCAGATTCCTTTTGACGAGCCAAGGGCTTCCTGGGATGGCTACATGATCGCGAGGAGCATCCCAAGACTTGCTCCAATGTTTTCTGTTGTCGAGAATGGTATTTTGGGTAATATTAATAATAGGTTTGAGAATCATAGGGTGTCCGTTGATGGGCCAATGCATTCTATCATTGAGGATGAGAGTAGCTCTGGGGTTTCGGGCTTGGGTTCAGGCCATTCTAATTCGGATTCTTCTTCTTCCATGAGGCGAAGTAGCTTTGATCGGTCCAGTTCAGTGAGGAGTTTCGGAAAGAAATATGTCAATCCCGACGAACAAGGACCTGCAAATGTTAAGTTGGTGATTACAGAAAGGGAATTGAATGATTGgcatttaaattctaataaagATGATGGCTTGGAGAAATTTGGTTCGCATTCGAGAAATGGGCAGCCCAAGATGTCCGTTGGGTGGCACAAAGTTTGCAACGTGCTCGGTTTCAAGCACAATGGCAGTCAGGATAAGCTCGAAACCTTTGCTCAAAGTACTAACTCACCAACTGTTGACACCAGTGACAAGCAAGGGAAGGAGACTGGTCGAGATCTTGGCAAAGTGATAGATTGGAACCTTCCTCGTAGTCGAAGTGTTGTTGGTTCCAGAAATTCATGTGAGGTCTTAGGATCAAATTATAGCAGGAGAAGTGTTGATAGTGCACAAAAATTTGACTTGAAGGGAAGGGAAGAGTATATGCTGGAGGGAACCATCAGTCCTAAACACACCTTGAATGATCTCGACGGTGGGATAGTGCCATTCTACATGGCACCGTTGAGGAGCGTGAGAAGTAACAAGTTTGGGAAATTCAAACTACAGAACTCCCAATATGGTGCCGGGAATGTTTTCCATTTAAACTAA
- the LOC140882886 gene encoding protein NRT1/ PTR FAMILY 8.1-like: MADEENYTKDGMLDYRNEPANKKKTGTWKACPFILGNECCERLAYYGMSTNLIDYFTNQLNQPNATASKNLSNWSGTCYITPLIGAFLADAYLGRYWTIASFSIIYVIGMTLLTISASVPGLRPTCYEKDVCSATGSQAAACFVALYLVALGTGGIKPCVSSYGADQFDDADEAEKVHKGSFFNWFYFSINIGALIASSVVVWVQVNSGWGWGFGIPAIAMAVAVSFFFLGTRLYRFQKPGGSPLTRLSQVVVASLRKYQVEVPVDKALLYETTDAESIIVGSRKLDHTNELSFFDKAAVETQTDQNKGRINPWRLCTVTQVEELKGIIRLLPVWATGIIFSTVYGQMSNLFVLQGGYMDTRVGPSNFKIPEASLSVFDTLSVIFWVPVYDRYIIKITRKFTGHRNGLTQLQRMGIGLFISIFSMVSAAILEYVRLGIVKRDNSYGVKEAPISVFWQVPQYFIIGCAEVFTYIGQLEFFYEQAPDSMRSLCAALSLTTTALGNYVSSLLVTIVMDITTRNGKPGWIAKNLNYGHLHYFFGILVVLSVLNLGVFIVVAKRYTYKKPVGTLR; the protein is encoded by the exons ATGGCCGACGAGGAAAACTACACGAAAGATGGGATGTTAGACTACCGCAATGAACCAGCGAACAAGAAGAAAACAGGAACTTGGAAGGCCTGTCCCTTTATTCTTG GAAACGAATGCTGTGAAAGACTGGCATACTATGGAATGAGTACTAACCTCATTGATTACTTTACAAATCAACTGAATCAGCCAAATGctacagcttccaaaaatctgTCGAATTGGTCCGGAACTTGCTACATTACGCCCCTGATCGGTGCATTTCTTGCTGATGCATATCTTGGACGATACTGGACTATTGCCAGCTTCTCCATCATCTATGTCATT GGTATGACATTGTTGACCATATCAGCATCGGTGCCCGGCCTGAGGCCAACTTGCTACGAAAAAGACGTTTGCAGTGCTACAGGCTCTCAAGCCGCTGCCTGTTTTGTTGCACTGTACTTGGTGGCATTAGGAACTGGTGGCATCAAGCCTTGTGTCTCCTCCTATGGAGCAGATCAATTTGATGATGCTGATGAAGCTGAGAAAGTACACAAGGGTTCTTTCTTCAACTGGTtctatttttcaataaatattgGTGCACTGATCGCCTCTTCTGTTGTGGTCTGGGTACAAGTGAACAGCGGCTGGGGTTGGGGGTTCGGGATTCCTGCCATTGCAATGGCAGTTGCAGTGTCGTTTTTCTTCTTGGGAACTCGATTGTATCGGTTTCAGAAACCTGGTGGCAGCCCTCTGACACGGCTCTCCCAGGTAGTGGTGGCTTCGTTGAGAAAATACCAGGTCGAGGTACCAGTCGACAAGGCTCTTTTATATGAGACTACTGATGCAGAGTCTATTATTGTAGGCAGTCGGAAGCTTGACCACACAAATGAATTGAG TTTTTTTGACAAGGCAGCAGTGGAGACACAAACAGATCAAAACAAGGGGAGAATAAATCCATGGAGACTTTGCACTGTAACACAAGTTGAGGAACTCAAAGGAATCATACGACTGCTCCCCGTATGGGCAACTGGTATTATCTTCAGCACAGTGTACGGGCAAATGAGCAACTTATTCGTCTTACAAGGTGGGTACATGGATACTCGAGTAGGCCCATCGAACTTCAAAATCCCAGAAGCATCACTCTCCGTATTCGACACTCTCAGCGTCATATTCTGGGTGCCGGTCTACGACAGATACATCATTAAAATAACAAGAAAATTCACTGGGCACAGAAATGGCCTTACTCAGTTGCAGCGCATGGGAATTGGACTCTTCATATCAATCTTTTCCATGGTTTCAGCCGCAATTTTAGAGTACGTGAGGCTTGGTATTGTGAAAAGAGACAACAGCTATGGCGTGAAAGAAGCACCAATATCAGTATTCTGGCAGGTGCCTCAGTACTTCATCATAGGCTGTGCTGAAGTGTTCACATACATCGGACAGCTGGAATTTTTCTACGAGCAAGCTCCTGATTCGATGAGAAGTTTATGTGCGGCTCTGTCACTAACCACAACTGCTCTGGGTAACTACGTAAGCTCTTTATTGGTGACAATTGTCATGGATATTACTACAAGAAATGGGAAGCCTGGATGGATAGCAAAGAACCTGAATTATGGTCATCTTCATTACTTCTTCGGGATACTGGTTGTGCTGAGTGTGCTGAACTTGGGAGTGTTCATTGTCGTAGCAAAAAGATATACATATAAGAAGCCGGTGGGAACACTCCGCTGA
- the LOC140880744 gene encoding uncharacterized protein isoform X2 produces MFAGSVLSVGGSGPFENAKSLDWAEMANNFQKLALESRLGIPLLYGTDAVHGNNNVYGATIFPHNIGLGATRDADLARRIGTATAIEVRASGLHYTFAPCVAVCRDPRWGRSYESYGEDTQIVKNMTSIITGLQGEPPQGHLSGYPFMAGRKNVVACAKHFVGDGGTKNGINEGDTIVSYDELERIHMAPYLDSLSQGVCTIMASYSSWNGEKLHSNHFLLTRILKEKLGFKGFVISDSEGLDRLSSPHGSNYRQSILSAVSAGVDMVMVPYRFQLFLEDLMHLVNSGEIPIARINDAVERILRVKFVSGLFEHPTSDGSLLDSVNCESHKVIAREAVRKSLVLLKNGKDLKKPFLPLDRNAKQILVVGQHADDLGYQCGGWTGTWEGKSGRITTGTTILDAIKNTVGPETEVIYEQSPSASTLHDKDYSFAIVVVGEGPYVESGGDSKDLRIHFDGSELISLVSEAIPTLTILISGRPLALEPWLLEKMTALVAAWLPGSEAAGIADVIFGDYEFQGRLPVTWFKNVEQIPNHVEDESYDPLFPVGFGLTSKNEVLVC; encoded by the exons ATGTTTGCAG GTAGTGTACTGAGTGTTGGTGGAAGTGGACCATTCGAGAATGCGAAATCTTTAGACTGGGCAGAAATGGCAAATAATTTCCAGAAGTTGGCATTGGAATCTCGGCTCGGGATTCCTTTGTTGTATGGGACTGATGCTGTTCATGGTAATAACAATGTGTATGGTGCAACCATTTTTCCTCACAACATAGGCCTTGGAGCCACCAG AGATGCTGATTTGGCTCGGAGGATCGGAACTGCGACAGCCATTGAAGTAAGGGCAAGTGGGCTTCACTATACTTTTGCTCCATGCGTTGCT GTGTGTAGGGATCCTAGATGGGGACGATCCTATGAAAGTTATGGTGAAGACACTCAAATTGTTAAAAACATGACCTCGATCATCACAGGTTTGCAAGGAGAACCACCTCAAGGACATCTGAGCGGTTACCCATTTATGGCTGGGAG AAAAAATGTTGTTGCATGTGCAAAGCATTTTGTAGGAGATGGTGGCACCAAGAATGGTATAAACGAGGGAGATACCATAGTATCATATGATGAACTAGAGAGGATCCACATGGCTCCTTACCTTGATTCTCTTTCTCAGGGAGTATGTACTATCATGGCATCCTACTCTAGCTGGAACGGAGAAAAATTACATAGTAACCATTTTCTTCTTACTCGGATCTTGAAAGAGAAGCTTGGATTTAAG GGGTTTGTCATTTCTGACTCCGAAGGGCTGGACCGGCTTTCAAGTCCTCATGGATCCAACTACAGACAGAGCATTCTGTCCGCAGTCAGTGCAGGAGTTGATATG GTGATGGTGCCTTATCGATTTCAATTATTTCTAGAAGATTTGATGCATCTAGTGAATTCAGGTGAGATCCCAATTGCTAGAATCAATGATGCAGTTGAAAGAATTCTCAGAGTAAAGTTCGTTTCTGGCCTCTTTGAACATCCCACGAGTGATGGATCTTTGCTGGATTCAGTTAATTGTGAG TCACACAAGGTAATAGCACGTGAAGCAGTTCGAAAGTCATTAGTTCTATTAAAGAATGGAAAGGATCtgaagaaaccatttcttcCACTGGACCGAAATGCCAAACAAATTCTTGTAGTTGGACAGCATGCTGATGATCTGGGATATCAATGTGGGGGATGGACTGGAACATGGGAGGGGAAAAGCGGTAGAATTACAACTG GGACTACCATTTTGGATGCTATAAAAAACACCGTTGGGCCCGAAACAGAAGTGATATACGAACAAAGTCCATCTGCCTCCACCTTACATGACAAGGATTACTCTTTCGCGATCGTGGTTGTGGGCGAAGGTCCATATGTTGAATCTGGTGGCGACAGTAAAGATCTCAGAATTCATTTCGATGGGTCTGAACTAATAAGCCTTGTTTCTGAAGCCATTCCCACGCTAACAATCTTGATATCCGGTAGGCCTTTGGCTTTAGAACCTTGGCTTTTGGAAAAGATGACTGCCCTTGTTGCTGCATGGTTACCAGGAAGTGAAGCAGCCGGGATTGCTGATGTCATCTTCGGAGATTATGAGTTCCAAGGACGACTCCCGGTCACCTGGTTTAAGAATGTCGAACAAATTCCTAATCACGTCGAAGATGAATCATATGATCCTCTGTTTCCTGTTGGTTTCGGTTTAACGAGCAAAAATGAGGTCCTCGTGTGTTAG
- the LOC140880744 gene encoding uncharacterized protein isoform X1 produces MDISLSASMGCIYKDPNAPVEVRVKDLLSRMTLPEKLGQMTQIERSVASPYAIKDLSIGSVLSVGGSGPFENAKSLDWAEMANNFQKLALESRLGIPLLYGTDAVHGNNNVYGATIFPHNIGLGATRDADLARRIGTATAIEVRASGLHYTFAPCVAVCRDPRWGRSYESYGEDTQIVKNMTSIITGLQGEPPQGHLSGYPFMAGRKNVVACAKHFVGDGGTKNGINEGDTIVSYDELERIHMAPYLDSLSQGVCTIMASYSSWNGEKLHSNHFLLTRILKEKLGFKGFVISDSEGLDRLSSPHGSNYRQSILSAVSAGVDMVMVPYRFQLFLEDLMHLVNSGEIPIARINDAVERILRVKFVSGLFEHPTSDGSLLDSVNCESHKVIAREAVRKSLVLLKNGKDLKKPFLPLDRNAKQILVVGQHADDLGYQCGGWTGTWEGKSGRITTGTTILDAIKNTVGPETEVIYEQSPSASTLHDKDYSFAIVVVGEGPYVESGGDSKDLRIHFDGSELISLVSEAIPTLTILISGRPLALEPWLLEKMTALVAAWLPGSEAAGIADVIFGDYEFQGRLPVTWFKNVEQIPNHVEDESYDPLFPVGFGLTSKNEVLVC; encoded by the exons ATGGATATCAGCTTATCCGCGTCCATGGGCTGCATTTACAAGGACCCCAATGCTCCCGTTGAAGTTAGAGTCAAAGACCTTCTCTCTCGGATGACTCTGCCTGAAAAACTTGGCCAAATGACGCAGATCGAACGAAGTGTAGCCTCCCCTTATGCCATCAAAGACCTCTCTATAG GTAGTGTACTGAGTGTTGGTGGAAGTGGACCATTCGAGAATGCGAAATCTTTAGACTGGGCAGAAATGGCAAATAATTTCCAGAAGTTGGCATTGGAATCTCGGCTCGGGATTCCTTTGTTGTATGGGACTGATGCTGTTCATGGTAATAACAATGTGTATGGTGCAACCATTTTTCCTCACAACATAGGCCTTGGAGCCACCAG AGATGCTGATTTGGCTCGGAGGATCGGAACTGCGACAGCCATTGAAGTAAGGGCAAGTGGGCTTCACTATACTTTTGCTCCATGCGTTGCT GTGTGTAGGGATCCTAGATGGGGACGATCCTATGAAAGTTATGGTGAAGACACTCAAATTGTTAAAAACATGACCTCGATCATCACAGGTTTGCAAGGAGAACCACCTCAAGGACATCTGAGCGGTTACCCATTTATGGCTGGGAG AAAAAATGTTGTTGCATGTGCAAAGCATTTTGTAGGAGATGGTGGCACCAAGAATGGTATAAACGAGGGAGATACCATAGTATCATATGATGAACTAGAGAGGATCCACATGGCTCCTTACCTTGATTCTCTTTCTCAGGGAGTATGTACTATCATGGCATCCTACTCTAGCTGGAACGGAGAAAAATTACATAGTAACCATTTTCTTCTTACTCGGATCTTGAAAGAGAAGCTTGGATTTAAG GGGTTTGTCATTTCTGACTCCGAAGGGCTGGACCGGCTTTCAAGTCCTCATGGATCCAACTACAGACAGAGCATTCTGTCCGCAGTCAGTGCAGGAGTTGATATG GTGATGGTGCCTTATCGATTTCAATTATTTCTAGAAGATTTGATGCATCTAGTGAATTCAGGTGAGATCCCAATTGCTAGAATCAATGATGCAGTTGAAAGAATTCTCAGAGTAAAGTTCGTTTCTGGCCTCTTTGAACATCCCACGAGTGATGGATCTTTGCTGGATTCAGTTAATTGTGAG TCACACAAGGTAATAGCACGTGAAGCAGTTCGAAAGTCATTAGTTCTATTAAAGAATGGAAAGGATCtgaagaaaccatttcttcCACTGGACCGAAATGCCAAACAAATTCTTGTAGTTGGACAGCATGCTGATGATCTGGGATATCAATGTGGGGGATGGACTGGAACATGGGAGGGGAAAAGCGGTAGAATTACAACTG GGACTACCATTTTGGATGCTATAAAAAACACCGTTGGGCCCGAAACAGAAGTGATATACGAACAAAGTCCATCTGCCTCCACCTTACATGACAAGGATTACTCTTTCGCGATCGTGGTTGTGGGCGAAGGTCCATATGTTGAATCTGGTGGCGACAGTAAAGATCTCAGAATTCATTTCGATGGGTCTGAACTAATAAGCCTTGTTTCTGAAGCCATTCCCACGCTAACAATCTTGATATCCGGTAGGCCTTTGGCTTTAGAACCTTGGCTTTTGGAAAAGATGACTGCCCTTGTTGCTGCATGGTTACCAGGAAGTGAAGCAGCCGGGATTGCTGATGTCATCTTCGGAGATTATGAGTTCCAAGGACGACTCCCGGTCACCTGGTTTAAGAATGTCGAACAAATTCCTAATCACGTCGAAGATGAATCATATGATCCTCTGTTTCCTGTTGGTTTCGGTTTAACGAGCAAAAATGAGGTCCTCGTGTGTTAG